Proteins encoded in a region of the Tripterygium wilfordii isolate XIE 37 chromosome 21, ASM1340144v1, whole genome shotgun sequence genome:
- the LOC119988881 gene encoding receptor-like protein kinase THESEUS 1 — protein sequence MAKMKLEKWVSFVLGCLLFESLCHKSCASFTPVDNYLIACGSTKNVTFQGRTFVPDSGLLKSGNSVVSSSNSSAPSPIYQSARIFSSIASYKFKIEQEGRHWVRLYFYPLPNSSQKLASASITVVTDDVVLLNNFTFKNYNGSYMFKEYAVNVTSDSLTLSFIPLNNSVTFVNAIEVVSIPDDVFPDQALALNPSTPFSGLSELAFETIYRLNMGGPLITAQNDTLGRIWENDAKYLHLNSSALNVSVNPSSINYPPAVTPETAPNMVYATAETMGAEANVGDPNFNITWVFSVNPNFRYFVRVHLCDIISRSLNTLVFSIYINDEIALGSLDLSSLTGNLKVPYYRDFISNSSADSGTLTVSVGPDTLADITNATMNGLEVMKISNEARSLDGISSVESFLPKSHSKKKSMGIIIIGIIVGAAAAVALVCFCCCLMARRSKTPQQGYPWLPLPLYGNSQTMTKMSTTSQKSGTASCISLASSNLGRIFTFQEILDATNKFDESLLLGVGGFGRVYKGTLEDGIKVAVKRGNPRSEQGLAEFRTEIEMLSKLRHRHLVSLIGYCDERSEMVLVYEYMANGPLRSHLYGMDLPPLSWKQRLEICIGAARGLHYLHTGAAQSIIHRDVKTTNILLDDNFVAKVADFGLSKTGPALDQTHVSTAVKGSFGYLDPEYFRRQQLTEKSDVYSFGVVLMEVLCTRPALNPVLPREQVNIAEWAMNWQKKGMLDQIMDSNLVGKVDPASLKKFGETAEKCLAEHGVDRPSMGDVLWNLEYALQLEETSSALTEPEDNSTNHIPGIPLTPLEPFDNSVSMIDGRNSGTDDDAEDAATSAVFSQLVNPRGR from the coding sequence ATGGCGAAGATGAAGCTTGAGAAGTGGGTATCTTTTGTGCTTGGTTGTCTGTTGTTTGAGTCTCTGTGCCATAAATCATGTGCTTCATTCACTCCTGTTGATAATTACTTGATTGCTTGTGGTTCTACCAAAAATGTCACCTTCCAAGGTAGAACTTTTGTTCCTGATTCAGGGCTTTTGAAAAGTGGGAACTCTGTTGTTTCAAGCTCCAATTCTAGCGCCCCCTCTCCAATCTACCAGTCTGCTCGAATTTTCTCGAGCATAGCCTCTtacaaatttaaaattgaaCAAGAAGGCCGGCATTGGGTCCGCCTTTATTTCTATCCTCTTCCCAACTCAAGCCAAAAGTTGGCATCTGCCTCCATAACTGTAGTCACAGATGATGTAGTGCTCTTGAACAACTTCACTTTCAAGAATTATAATGGTTCTTATATGTTCAAGGAGTATGCAGTAAATGTGACTTCTGATTCTTTGACACTTTCTTTCATTCCTTTGAACAATTCGGTAACATTTGTTAATGCCATAGAAGTTGTCTCCATTCCGGATGACGTCTTCCCTGATCAGGCATTGGCTCTAAATCCTTCTACCCCATTCAGTGGTCTTTCCGAACTTGCCTTCGAAACTATTTACCGGCTTAACATGGGGGGTCCATTGATTACAGCCCAAAATGATACTCTTGGAAGAATTTGGGAAAATGATGCTAAATACCTCCATCTCAACAGCTCTGCTTTGAATGTTTCAGTCAACCCGTCATCCATAAATTATCCACCTGCAGTCACACCTGAAACAGCACCCAATATGGTTTATGCCACCGCTGAAACAATGGGAGCAGAGGCAAATGTAGGCGATCCGAACTTCAACATAACGTGGGTGTTTTCCGTCAATCCGAACTTCAGATATTTTGTTCGGGTGCATCTATGTGATATTATTAGCAGGTCCCTGAACACTCTGGTCTTCAGTATCTACATTAATGATGAAATTGCTCTTGGGAGTCTTGACCTCTCATCCTTGACAGGCAACCTGAAAGTACCCTATTACAGGGATTTCATTTCCAATTCCTCAGCAGATTCAGGTACTTTGACAGTTAGTGTTGGTCCAGATACCTTGGCAGATATTACGAATGCAACTATGAATGGCCTGGAGGTCATGAAAATAAGCAATGAAGCTAGAAGCTTGGATGGGATTTCTTCTGTTGAGAGTTTCCTTCCTAAATCACACTCAAAGAAGAAAAGCATGGGAATTATAATAATTGGTATCATTGTCGGAGCTGCAGCTGCTGTGGCCTTAGTTTGTTTCTGTTGTTGTTTGATGGCTCGTAGGTCAAAGACTCCTCAGCAAGGCTATCCATGGCTGCCTCTGCCCTTATATGGAAACTCTCAGACCATGACAAAAATGTCCACAACTTCTCAAAAGAGTGGAACAGCAAGCTGCATTTCATTAGCTTCATCTAATCTTGGCCGGATCTTCACATTCCAAGAAATTCTTGATGCAACCAACAAATTTGATGAAAGTTTGCTTCTCGGAGTTGGTGGTTTTGGAAGGGTCTACAAGGGAACACTCGAAGATGGCATTAAGGTGGCAGTCAAGAGAGGAAACCCAAGATCCGAACAAGGACTTGCAGAATTCAGAACGGAGATTGAGATGTTGTCCAAGCTCCGCCATAGGCACCTTGTCTCTCTTATCGGCTACTGTGATGAACGGTCAGAAATGGTCCTTGTTTATGAATACATGGCTAATGGACCCCTCAGAAGCCATCTGTATGGAATGGATCTACCACCTCTGTCATGGAAGCAGAGACTTGAAATCTGCATTGGTGCTGCAAGGGGGCTCCATTATCTGCACACTGGTGCTGCTCAAAGTATTATCCACCGAGATGTCAAGACAACAAACATTCTGCTGGATGATAATTTTGTTGCTAAAGTCGCTGATTTTGGCCTCTCAAAGACCGGTCCAGCTCTTGATCAGACCCACGTGAGCACTGCTGTCAAGGGTAGTTTCGGTTACCTCGATCCTGAGTACTTTAGAAGGCAACAACTCACGGAGAAATCGGACGTGTATTCATTTGGAGTTGTTCTAATGGAAGTTCTATGCACAAGACCAGCTTTGAATCCCGTTCTTCCAAGGGAGCAAGTTAACATAGCTGAGTGGGCAATGAACTGGCAGAAGAAGGGCATGTTGGATCAAATTATGGACTCCAATCTGGTAGGGAAGGTGGATCCAGCTTCCCTCAAAAAGTTTGGAGAGACAGCTGAGAAGTGCCTTGCTGAGCATGGAGTTGACAGGCCATCAATGGGCGATGTGTTGTGGAATCTTGAATATGCTCTCCAGCTTGAGGAGACTTCATCTGCACTTACAGAACCTGAAGATAATAGCACAAACCATATCCCCGGTATTCCATTGACACCGCTTGAGCCATTTGATAACAGTGTAAGTATGATTGATGGAAGGAACTCCGGTACAGATGATGATGCTGAAGATGCTGCCACTAGTGCTGTATTTTCTCAGCTAGTTAATCCTCGCGGAAGATGA